A genomic segment from Pseudomonas sp. S09G 359 encodes:
- a CDS encoding M16 family metallopeptidase, whose translation MNKILAGLLGPLLLCACASPVTETPLPWAPQVVRGTLANGLEYRLVRDTSQAGRLDLRLTVRAGSVDEDDDQVGVAHMLEHLTFRSRAGQPTDLRAQMSALGWVQGRNFNAVTSYDRTQYLLSPMAGSTQTPVALEKLAQLVFAGDYSAADLERERPIVIEEWRGGLGVAQRMNDQRAASQRVGSRYPEHRTIGNETAIRKASLGALQRFQQRWYVPNNMILSVVGDFEPQQLAQQIQQAFGAPAAKALPEREHRELPLDGQLKIFRLQDPQTGSNQVSLLFRLHEPDSRGATADATRERLIDRITLSALLAQLRRQPLQPGVRSLTAQKTLIGDHSSVLGVAAGVEGPHHDAALQQLLTELERLRQHGLTAQDLAVEQAKIRQLADGMLAKDESRTFEQWVTTLNDAAVQNRSVVAPHQIAQLSLRALDSIDLAAINTRLQRWLNSPDQVLQLTAPGNSVVRLPSVDEVQHLRASIAQTSLTAPQLAAPEAAPSVTFTPPAAGQPGQVTAKRRFAAEQVEHWQLSNGDRLVWLRRNAENGQWRLQAESAAGFNRRDVPGWRLQMAAQLGSESGAAGLQAWRKQHKATLSLEHSATRLQLNASSQPSLAAFTSVLQSYRQSQVNAVIDEALFSAARDDLLSRASTRPDAIAVARRELRYGADTWQNPDQQALEPLQATTLTEDWQQLVQAPVTYYLMADIDPAHLESAVGEQLANIPRRAAHATRPALQLPGQRRADLAVALEPRVVLEASSFSEHAWSPEAAARVAALRELANQKLKQRLRGEASGVYRLRFDSELNPDTQRIESQLSFTCDPQRAEELWALAQQTLAQLGQSVDAKWVAGERAELRRQEKKRLVDPTTQWRRLLLSEHQWQDPRYLSRQTALPDGLRIELLKPLASELFPADNQVLLRVLPKANAE comes from the coding sequence ATGAACAAGATTCTTGCAGGCCTGCTCGGCCCGCTGCTGCTGTGCGCCTGCGCATCGCCCGTGACCGAAACGCCGCTGCCGTGGGCCCCGCAGGTGGTGCGCGGCACACTGGCCAATGGCTTGGAATACCGCTTGGTGCGCGACACCAGCCAGGCCGGCCGCCTGGACCTGCGCCTGACCGTGCGCGCCGGCTCCGTGGACGAAGACGACGACCAGGTCGGCGTGGCGCATATGCTCGAACACCTGACCTTTCGCAGCCGCGCGGGCCAACCCACGGATTTGCGCGCACAGATGAGCGCCCTGGGTTGGGTGCAAGGCCGCAATTTCAACGCCGTGACCAGCTACGACCGCACCCAGTACCTGCTCAGCCCCATGGCTGGCAGTACGCAAACGCCGGTGGCCTTGGAGAAACTCGCGCAGCTGGTATTCGCCGGCGACTACAGTGCCGCCGACCTGGAGCGCGAACGCCCTATCGTTATCGAGGAATGGCGCGGTGGCCTCGGTGTAGCGCAGCGCATGAATGACCAGCGCGCGGCGTCGCAGCGGGTTGGCTCGCGCTACCCGGAGCACCGCACCATCGGCAATGAAACGGCGATCCGCAAAGCTTCGCTGGGCGCGTTGCAACGCTTTCAACAACGCTGGTACGTGCCCAACAACATGATTTTGTCGGTAGTCGGCGACTTCGAGCCACAGCAGTTGGCGCAGCAGATTCAGCAAGCCTTTGGCGCCCCAGCCGCGAAGGCCTTGCCCGAGCGCGAGCACCGCGAACTGCCCCTCGATGGCCAGCTGAAAATCTTCCGCCTGCAAGACCCGCAAACCGGCAGCAACCAAGTGTCGCTGCTGTTTCGCCTGCATGAGCCGGACAGCCGTGGCGCCACCGCCGATGCGACCCGCGAACGCTTGATCGATCGCATCACCCTCTCGGCCCTGTTGGCCCAACTGCGCCGCCAACCGCTGCAACCTGGCGTACGCAGCCTGACCGCGCAAAAGACCCTGATCGGTGATCATTCCAGCGTGCTCGGCGTCGCCGCCGGTGTGGAAGGCCCCCACCACGACGCCGCCTTACAACAGCTGCTGACCGAACTGGAACGCCTGCGCCAGCACGGCCTCACCGCGCAGGACCTGGCGGTTGAGCAGGCGAAGATCCGGCAACTGGCGGACGGCATGTTGGCCAAAGATGAGTCGCGCACCTTCGAGCAATGGGTGACCACACTCAACGATGCCGCCGTGCAGAACCGTAGCGTGGTGGCCCCGCATCAGATCGCCCAATTGTCCCTGCGCGCCCTCGACAGCATCGACCTCGCGGCGATCAACACGCGCCTGCAACGCTGGCTGAACAGCCCCGACCAGGTGCTGCAACTGACCGCGCCGGGCAATAGCGTGGTGCGTTTGCCAAGTGTGGACGAAGTGCAGCACCTGCGCGCAAGCATCGCCCAGACCTCCCTGACGGCGCCCCAGCTTGCCGCACCCGAAGCAGCGCCGAGCGTGACCTTCACGCCGCCGGCTGCCGGGCAACCCGGCCAGGTCACGGCTAAACGCCGGTTTGCTGCCGAACAGGTTGAACACTGGCAACTGAGCAATGGCGACCGCCTGGTGTGGCTGCGGCGCAATGCCGAAAATGGCCAGTGGCGCCTGCAAGCCGAATCGGCCGCCGGCTTCAACCGCCGCGACGTGCCAGGCTGGCGCCTGCAAATGGCCGCGCAACTGGGCAGCGAAAGCGGCGCCGCAGGGCTGCAGGCCTGGCGTAAACAGCACAAGGCGACCCTGAGCCTGGAGCACAGCGCCACGCGCTTGCAGTTGAACGCGAGCAGTCAGCCGTCGCTCGCCGCCTTCACCAGCGTGCTGCAAAGCTATCGCCAGAGCCAGGTCAATGCCGTGATCGACGAGGCGTTGTTCAGTGCCGCACGGGATGATTTGCTCAGCCGCGCCAGCACCCGACCGGACGCCATCGCCGTCGCCCGACGTGAACTGCGCTACGGCGCGGACACCTGGCAAAACCCCGATCAGCAAGCACTGGAACCGCTACAGGCAACCACGCTGACCGAGGACTGGCAGCAATTGGTCCAGGCCCCGGTAACCTACTACCTGATGGCCGATATCGACCCCGCCCACCTGGAAAGCGCGGTAGGCGAACAACTGGCGAACATCCCGCGCCGCGCTGCACACGCCACCCGCCCTGCCCTGCAACTGCCCGGTCAACGCCGTGCCGACCTGGCCGTGGCTCTGGAACCGCGCGTAGTACTCGAAGCCAGCAGCTTCAGCGAACACGCCTGGTCGCCCGAGGCCGCCGCCCGCGTCGCCGCACTGCGTGAGCTGGCCAACCAAAAGCTCAAGCAGCGCCTGCGCGGCGAAGCGTCTGGCGTTTACCGCCTGCGTTTCGACAGCGAGTTGAACCCCGACACCCAGCGCATCGAAAGCCAGTTGAGCTTCACCTGTGATCCCCAGCGCGCTGAGGAGTTGTGGGCCCTGGCCCAGCAAACCCTGGCACAACTGGGCCAATCGGTAGACGCCAAATGGGTCGCAGGCGAACGTGCCGAACTGCGCCGCCAGGAGAAAAAGCGCCTGGTCGACCCCACCACCCAGTGGCGCCGCCTGCTGCTCAGCGAACACCAATGGCAAGACCCGCGCTACCTGAGCCGCCAGACCGCGCTGCCGGACGGGCTGCGCATCGAGCTGCTCAAACCCTTGGCGAGCGAGCTGTTCCCGGCGGATAACCAGGTGCTGCTGCGCGTGCTGCCCAAGGCGAACGCTGAATGA
- a CDS encoding murein L,D-transpeptidase — protein sequence MFKKHACYLSICLLVAPLVATADALSEGALPVAPPILVNTAPVQQALAQLPSVCPGLAGQIDAAAQSRLQAFYQQQGDGPLWSAAERREALHAQLLLLADDGLDPTHYSLPAPDATANVLCSDIDNSRQYLQALQDLHYGRLQQSRFEPLWHSQPPAHDPDTEVLAFAAVGLQDMAQAFDQARPSADLYRSLRNAYSSVRQQPLPHWDAIASGPLLRPGMDDPRVPELARRLYRGGYLASEPKGSGQQYRPELVTAVKAFQLSHSLQSDGVIGAGTVTELNISPAIRREQLRINLERFRWLAQDLEPEGVLVNVAAAQLSVYQSGIPVWQTRLQVGRAERQTPLLKSRITRLTLNPTWTIPPTIMREDKLPAIRLNPEYLRQQNLQVLDAEGHPLAPEQIDWARPGNILLRQEAGPRNPLGKIVMRFPNPYSVYLHDTPSQPLFTKGPRAFSSGCVRVEQPLLLRDLLVTPAERARTDELLATGVTHEFRLATPVPVLLGYWTVEVDRQGGLVYAPDIYARDLVLMKAMGSQAL from the coding sequence TTGTTCAAAAAACACGCATGTTACTTGAGCATTTGCCTGCTCGTTGCACCATTGGTCGCTACAGCCGACGCACTGTCGGAGGGCGCATTGCCGGTGGCGCCGCCGATCCTGGTGAATACCGCGCCGGTGCAACAGGCCCTGGCGCAACTGCCCAGCGTTTGCCCAGGCCTCGCGGGGCAGATCGATGCCGCTGCGCAATCACGCCTGCAAGCCTTTTATCAGCAGCAGGGTGATGGGCCACTGTGGTCGGCTGCCGAGCGCCGCGAAGCATTGCACGCTCAGTTGCTGCTGCTCGCCGACGACGGCCTGGACCCCACCCACTATAGCCTGCCTGCGCCAGACGCCACGGCCAACGTGCTGTGCAGCGATATCGACAACAGCCGCCAGTACCTGCAAGCGCTGCAGGATCTGCATTATGGGCGCCTGCAACAGTCACGCTTCGAACCCTTGTGGCACTCACAGCCACCGGCCCATGACCCCGACACCGAAGTATTGGCGTTTGCCGCCGTCGGCCTGCAAGACATGGCCCAGGCGTTCGACCAGGCGCGCCCCAGCGCCGACCTTTACCGCAGCCTGCGCAACGCCTATTCCAGCGTGCGCCAGCAACCGCTGCCGCATTGGGACGCGATTGCCAGCGGCCCGCTGTTGCGCCCCGGCATGGACGACCCGCGCGTACCGGAACTGGCGCGGCGCCTCTACCGTGGTGGTTACCTGGCCAGCGAGCCCAAGGGCAGCGGCCAGCAATACCGGCCGGAACTGGTCACGGCGGTGAAGGCCTTCCAGCTCAGCCATTCGTTGCAGTCTGATGGTGTGATTGGCGCGGGCACGGTGACCGAACTCAATATCAGCCCGGCGATTCGCCGCGAGCAACTGCGCATCAACCTCGAACGCTTCCGCTGGCTGGCCCAGGACCTGGAGCCCGAAGGGGTGTTGGTCAACGTCGCCGCCGCGCAACTGAGCGTCTACCAGAGCGGCATCCCGGTATGGCAAACCCGCCTGCAAGTGGGGCGCGCCGAGCGCCAGACGCCGCTGCTGAAATCCCGCATTACGCGGCTGACCCTCAACCCCACCTGGACCATCCCGCCCACCATCATGCGTGAGGACAAACTGCCGGCCATCCGCCTCAACCCCGAATACCTGCGCCAGCAGAACCTGCAAGTGCTTGACGCCGAGGGCCACCCGCTGGCGCCGGAACAGATCGACTGGGCGCGCCCCGGCAATATCCTGCTGCGCCAGGAAGCCGGCCCGCGCAACCCGCTGGGCAAGATCGTGATGCGCTTTCCCAACCCCTACTCGGTGTACCTGCACGACACCCCGAGCCAGCCGCTGTTCACCAAGGGGCCACGCGCGTTCAGCTCCGGCTGCGTCAGGGTCGAGCAGCCGTTGCTGCTGCGCGACCTGCTGGTGACCCCGGCCGAGCGCGCCCGCACCGATGAACTGCTGGCCACCGGCGTGACCCATGAATTCAGGCTGGCCACCCCGGTGCCGGTGCTATTGGGCTACTGGACGGTGGAAGTGGATCGCCAGGGTGGCCTGGTGTATGCGCCGGATATTTATGCGCGCGACCTGGTGTTGATGAAGGCGATGGGCTCCCAGGCTCTATAG
- a CDS encoding murein L,D-transpeptidase catalytic domain family protein yields the protein MLTFMYRFGLITMSLAVLSNSALAANGNPPTLYSSLARSAPELNPTVLKSALNAVQCAVNNGEERSERLAVIDYSQPSTARRLWIFDLRKQTLVLRDLVAHGAKSGENFATQFSNLEGSHQSSLGLFRTQESYLGTHGYSLRMDGLEPGFNDQARDRAIVIHAADYVSPLWSKREGRIGRSQGCPAVRPQVARQVVDKLKDGQFMFSWYPDQRWLKSSTLLNCKPQQVASSRTIRGG from the coding sequence ATGCTGACTTTTATGTATCGCTTCGGCCTGATCACCATGAGCCTGGCTGTGTTGAGCAATTCTGCGCTCGCCGCCAATGGCAACCCTCCTACCTTGTATAGCAGCCTGGCGCGCTCGGCTCCAGAACTCAATCCGACTGTGCTGAAAAGCGCCCTGAACGCGGTGCAGTGCGCGGTCAATAATGGCGAGGAACGCTCCGAGCGCCTGGCCGTGATTGACTATTCGCAGCCTTCGACCGCCCGTCGGCTGTGGATCTTCGACCTGCGTAAACAGACCCTGGTGCTGCGTGACCTGGTGGCCCACGGTGCCAAATCCGGGGAAAACTTCGCCACCCAGTTCTCCAACCTCGAAGGCAGCCACCAGTCCAGCCTCGGGCTGTTCCGCACCCAGGAAAGCTACCTCGGCACCCATGGCTATTCATTGCGCATGGACGGCCTGGAGCCAGGGTTCAACGATCAGGCCCGCGACCGCGCCATCGTGATTCACGCCGCAGACTATGTGAGCCCGCTATGGAGCAAACGCGAAGGCCGCATCGGGCGCAGCCAGGGTTGCCCGGCCGTGCGCCCGCAGGTGGCGCGCCAGGTGGTGGATAAGCTCAAGGATGGGCAGTTCATGTTTTCGTGGTACCCCGACCAACGCTGGTTGAAGTCCTCGACGCTGCTCAATTGCAAGCCCCAACAGGTGGCGAGTAGTCGTACAATCCGGGGTGGATAG
- a CDS encoding creatininase family protein produces the protein MLLHTSTWIEIGQFLERSRTVVIPIGSNEQHGPTGLLGTDWMCPEIIAHEAQKNADILIGPTFNIGMAQHHLGFPGTISLRPSTFIAAIGDWVRSLAGHGFEKILFLNGHGGNIATIEAAFSELYAEASFARRPAGFALKLVNWWDLEGVSELAHRQFPVGHGSHATPSEIAVTQWAYPDSIKSADYAPQIANTGPIREALDFRARFPDGRMGSDPALATLEKGAELVALAASGLVKTVTNFSNEAKP, from the coding sequence ATGCTTCTACACACGTCTACCTGGATCGAGATCGGCCAGTTTCTGGAGCGCAGCCGCACGGTGGTGATCCCCATCGGCTCCAATGAACAGCACGGCCCTACCGGCCTGTTGGGCACTGACTGGATGTGCCCGGAAATCATCGCCCATGAGGCGCAGAAGAACGCCGACATCCTGATCGGCCCCACCTTCAATATCGGCATGGCCCAGCATCACCTGGGCTTTCCCGGCACCATTTCCCTGCGCCCGTCCACCTTCATTGCCGCGATTGGCGATTGGGTGCGTTCGCTGGCCGGGCATGGTTTCGAGAAAATCCTGTTCCTCAACGGCCATGGCGGCAATATCGCCACGATTGAAGCGGCGTTTTCCGAGCTGTACGCCGAAGCCAGCTTCGCCCGCCGCCCGGCCGGCTTTGCGCTGAAACTGGTGAACTGGTGGGACCTGGAAGGCGTGAGCGAGCTGGCCCACCGCCAATTCCCGGTGGGCCACGGCAGCCACGCCACGCCGTCGGAAATTGCGGTGACGCAATGGGCTTACCCGGACTCGATCAAGTCGGCTGACTACGCGCCGCAAATCGCCAACACTGGGCCGATCCGCGAAGCCCTGGACTTCCGCGCACGCTTCCCCGACGGGCGCATGGGCTCGGACCCGGCCCTGGCGACCTTGGAAAAAGGCGCTGAGTTGGTGGCGTTGGCGGCGAGTGGGTTGGTCAAGACTGTGACCAACTTCAGCAACGAAGCTAAACCTTAA
- a CDS encoding ATPase, whose translation MRTIIQLALMALMLGTVVVNNAAIAAELPTGHLLPIVGSVDSLQRTQSVGVLLSDNTRDNLSYLERYHDMALNGAKDALDGRIRQAFVNSSDPELAIDWLMNSLQGTFLSVTVYDSLDALVQAHPDVVVMLDTHNQLLTQRNDQVEARFVARFYDANLQYIAKAEGSVHKQLPSVWVRDKAAPEIAAQIEQQRDVQLDALKQFDASLKALVRAS comes from the coding sequence ATGAGGACGATTATTCAACTAGCTTTGATGGCCCTGATGCTGGGCACCGTGGTGGTGAACAACGCGGCCATCGCCGCTGAACTGCCTACAGGCCATTTGCTACCTATCGTCGGTAGCGTAGACTCCCTCCAGCGCACGCAGTCAGTCGGTGTATTGCTGAGCGACAACACCCGCGACAATCTCAGCTACCTTGAACGCTACCATGACATGGCCTTGAATGGCGCCAAGGATGCCCTCGACGGGCGTATCCGCCAGGCGTTCGTCAACAGTTCCGACCCGGAGCTGGCGATTGATTGGTTGATGAATTCGCTGCAAGGCACCTTCTTGTCGGTGACTGTCTACGACAGCCTGGACGCTTTGGTGCAGGCGCACCCGGATGTGGTGGTGATGCTCGATACCCACAATCAACTGCTGACCCAGCGTAACGATCAGGTCGAGGCGCGTTTTGTGGCGCGGTTCTATGACGCCAACCTGCAATACATCGCCAAGGCCGAAGGCTCGGTGCACAAGCAACTGCCGTCGGTATGGGTACGCGATAAGGCCGCGCCGGAGATCGCCGCGCAGATCGAGCAGCAGCGTGATGTGCAGCTGGATGCCTTGAAGCAGTTCGATGCGTCGCTCAAGGCGCTGGTTCGTGCGAGTTGA
- a CDS encoding amidohydrolase, with protein sequence MLDNRSTPITGIDSHAHVFSQALTLAGERRYTPGYDATLADYLGHLHANGLSHGVLVQPSFLGTDNRYLLAALQQAPEQLRGVVVVERDTPRDTLQAMARQGVVGVRLNLVGRALPDFAEPDWKAFFAQIAELGWHVELHREVDDLPQLVRQLLPFGLTLVIDHFGRPDARRGTAQRGFAELLELGLSGQLWLKVSGIYRLAGTPAQNLEFARQAMPLLQQSFGLRRLVWGSDWPHTQHEASIGYADVVQQRQALECSAQVEQALLIDSPRRLFGFHHP encoded by the coding sequence ATGCTTGATAACCGCTCTACGCCCATCACCGGCATCGACAGCCACGCCCATGTGTTCAGCCAGGCACTCACATTGGCCGGTGAGCGCCGCTATACCCCTGGGTACGACGCCACGTTGGCGGACTACCTCGGCCACTTGCACGCCAATGGCCTGAGCCATGGCGTGCTGGTGCAGCCGAGTTTCCTCGGCACCGACAACCGCTACCTGTTGGCCGCGTTGCAACAAGCGCCCGAACAGTTGCGCGGCGTGGTGGTGGTAGAGCGCGATACGCCTCGCGACACCTTGCAGGCCATGGCCCGCCAAGGTGTGGTGGGTGTACGGCTGAACCTGGTGGGCCGGGCGTTGCCGGATTTTGCCGAGCCGGACTGGAAGGCTTTTTTTGCGCAGATCGCCGAGCTGGGCTGGCACGTGGAACTGCATCGCGAAGTGGACGACCTGCCACAGTTGGTGCGCCAACTGCTGCCGTTCGGGCTCACGCTGGTGATCGATCACTTCGGCCGCCCGGATGCGCGGCGGGGCACCGCACAACGTGGCTTTGCCGAGTTACTCGAACTGGGGCTCAGCGGCCAGTTGTGGCTGAAGGTCTCGGGCATCTACCGCTTGGCCGGCACCCCGGCGCAGAACCTCGAGTTTGCCCGCCAGGCCATGCCGCTGTTGCAGCAAAGTTTCGGCTTGCGTCGCCTGGTGTGGGGCAGCGACTGGCCGCATACCCAGCATGAGGCGTCCATCGGTTATGCCGACGTGGTGCAGCAGCGCCAGGCCCTGGAGTGTTCGGCACAGGTCGAGCAGGCGTTGCTGATCGACAGCCCACGCCGCTTATTCGGCTTCCACCACCCGTAG
- a CDS encoding MFS transporter, whose protein sequence is MFSWYRQVTPRERKTFWACFGGWSLDALEVQMFGLAIPALIAAFALSKGDAGLISGVTLITSAIGGWVGGTLSDRYGRVRTLQWMILWFSFFTFLSAFVTGFHQLLIVKALQGFGIGGEWAAGAVLMAETINPKYRGKVMGTVQSAWAVGWGAAVGIFALIYSFVPQDMAWRVMFVVGLLPSFLIIWVRRNVEEPDSFQRLQKEQAIPQSFFKSLAGIFRPELIRVTLFGGLLGLGAHGGYHAVMTWLPTFLKTERNLSVLNSGGYLAVIIFAFWCGCIASGWLIDRIGRRKNIVLFALCCVITVQAYVFLPLSNTQMLFLGFPLGFFAAGIPASLGALFNELYPADVRGAGVGFCYNFGRVLSAVFPFLVGHMSDSMSLGSAIGIDAGIAYGVAVVAALCLPETRGRVLEATPVDSAATGQRAQA, encoded by the coding sequence ATGTTCAGTTGGTATCGCCAAGTCACTCCTCGGGAGCGCAAAACGTTCTGGGCCTGCTTCGGTGGATGGTCCCTCGATGCGCTGGAAGTACAGATGTTCGGCCTGGCGATTCCGGCGCTGATTGCCGCGTTTGCCTTGAGCAAGGGCGATGCCGGGTTGATCAGTGGCGTCACGCTGATCACCTCGGCCATCGGCGGCTGGGTCGGCGGCACCCTGTCCGACCGTTACGGCCGGGTGCGCACGCTGCAGTGGATGATCCTGTGGTTTTCGTTTTTCACCTTCTTGTCGGCGTTTGTCACCGGCTTCCACCAGTTGTTGATCGTCAAGGCGTTGCAGGGTTTCGGCATCGGTGGCGAATGGGCGGCGGGCGCGGTGTTGATGGCTGAAACCATCAACCCCAAGTACCGCGGCAAGGTGATGGGCACCGTGCAAAGCGCCTGGGCCGTGGGCTGGGGCGCAGCGGTCGGGATATTTGCGCTGATCTATTCGTTCGTACCGCAGGACATGGCCTGGCGCGTGATGTTTGTGGTGGGGCTGTTGCCGTCGTTCCTGATCATCTGGGTGCGCCGTAACGTCGAGGAGCCCGACAGCTTCCAGCGCCTGCAAAAAGAACAGGCCATCCCGCAGAGTTTCTTCAAGTCCCTGGCCGGTATCTTTCGCCCCGAGTTGATCCGCGTCACGCTGTTCGGTGGCCTGCTGGGCCTGGGCGCCCATGGCGGTTACCACGCGGTAATGACCTGGCTGCCAACCTTTCTCAAGACCGAGCGCAACCTGTCGGTGCTTAACTCCGGCGGCTACCTGGCGGTGATCATCTTCGCGTTCTGGTGTGGCTGCATCGCCAGTGGCTGGCTGATCGACCGTATCGGGCGGCGCAAGAATATCGTGCTGTTTGCGCTGTGTTGCGTCATCACGGTACAGGCCTATGTGTTCCTGCCGCTGAGCAACACGCAGATGCTGTTCCTCGGCTTCCCGCTGGGCTTTTTTGCCGCCGGTATTCCGGCCAGCCTCGGGGCACTGTTCAACGAGCTGTACCCGGCGGATGTGCGCGGTGCCGGCGTGGGTTTTTGCTACAACTTCGGGCGTGTACTGTCGGCGGTGTTTCCGTTCCTGGTGGGGCATATGAGCGACTCGATGTCCCTGGGCTCGGCCATTGGCATTGATGCCGGGATCGCCTACGGCGTTGCCGTGGTCGCCGCATTGTGCCTGCCGGAAACCCGTGGCCGGGTGCTGGAAGCCACGCCGGTCGACAGTGCAGCCACCGGCCAGCGCGCCCAGGCCTGA
- a CDS encoding GntR family transcriptional regulator, whose amino-acid sequence MNTLSSDARLPLYQRLRDHLVEQIANNRWRPGEAIPTEAVLSAEYELSTGTVRKAVDALVSEGILERQQGRGTFVRRPQFQSSLFRFFRFQGPSGERQVPESRILTVESVAAPSAVSEALGLAPDAQVIRLLRTRLLDVQPLLAEEIWLPRARFQALLDIDLSQQGPLLYPIYESVCGQVVASAEETLTAESVNEVYARLLQVPVNSPVVVIERLARDYAGHPLEWRRSRGHAEHFRYRVDIR is encoded by the coding sequence ATGAATACGCTCTCCAGTGATGCCCGTCTGCCGCTCTATCAACGCCTGCGCGACCACCTGGTTGAACAGATCGCCAATAATCGCTGGCGCCCCGGCGAAGCTATTCCTACCGAAGCGGTGCTGTCCGCCGAATACGAGCTGTCGACCGGCACCGTGCGCAAGGCCGTGGATGCGCTGGTGAGCGAGGGCATTCTTGAGCGTCAGCAAGGCCGTGGCACGTTCGTGCGCCGCCCGCAGTTTCAGTCGTCATTGTTTCGCTTCTTCCGTTTTCAAGGCCCGTCGGGCGAGCGCCAGGTGCCGGAGAGCCGCATCCTCACGGTCGAGTCCGTGGCCGCGCCGTCGGCCGTCAGCGAAGCCCTCGGCCTGGCGCCCGACGCCCAGGTGATTCGCCTGCTGCGTACTCGTTTGCTCGATGTGCAGCCGCTGCTGGCCGAAGAAATCTGGCTGCCGCGCGCGCGCTTCCAGGCGCTGCTGGATATTGACCTGTCCCAGCAGGGCCCGCTGCTTTACCCCATCTATGAAAGTGTCTGCGGGCAAGTGGTGGCCTCGGCCGAGGAAACCCTCACCGCCGAATCGGTCAACGAGGTGTACGCGCGCCTATTGCAGGTGCCGGTCAACAGCCCGGTGGTGGTGATCGAGCGCCTGGCGCGCGATTACGCCGGGCACCCGCTGGAGTGGCGACGCTCGCGAGGGCATGCCGAACACTTCCGCTACCGCGTGGATATTCGCTGA
- the yfcF gene encoding glutathione transferase, with amino-acid sequence MSHGPLRLYVDSLFTSPYAMSVFVTLREKGLSFDLLTLDLEAAQNQTADFARLSVTQRVPTLVEGDFALSESSAITEYLEEVYPGTAVYPADSKQRARARQVQAWLRSDLLPIRQERSTLVVFCGQQMPPLSPAAEAAASRLITGAQALLVGNPANLFGEWSIADVDLAIMLNRLILNGDHVPAALVDYAHRQWQRPSVQAWVNQPRPAL; translated from the coding sequence ATGAGCCACGGCCCGCTGCGCCTTTACGTTGATTCGCTGTTCACCAGCCCTTATGCCATGTCGGTGTTCGTCACCCTGCGGGAAAAAGGCCTGTCCTTCGACCTGCTCACCCTGGACCTGGAGGCGGCGCAGAACCAGACGGCTGATTTCGCCCGGCTGTCGGTGACCCAGCGGGTGCCGACCCTGGTGGAGGGCGACTTTGCGTTGTCGGAGTCTTCGGCGATCACCGAGTATCTGGAAGAGGTCTACCCCGGCACAGCGGTGTACCCGGCCGACTCCAAACAGCGGGCGAGGGCGCGGCAGGTGCAGGCGTGGTTGCGCAGCGACTTGCTGCCAATTCGCCAGGAGCGCTCCACCCTGGTGGTGTTCTGCGGGCAGCAGATGCCGCCGCTGTCGCCTGCGGCTGAGGCGGCCGCCAGCCGCTTGATCACGGGGGCACAGGCATTGCTGGTGGGGAACCCGGCGAACCTGTTCGGCGAGTGGTCGATTGCTGACGTAGACCTGGCAATCATGCTCAATCGCCTGATCCTCAACGGTGACCACGTGCCCGCCGCGCTGGTGGACTACGCGCACCGCCAGTGGCAGCGGCCATCGGTGCAGGCGTGGGTCAACCAGCCACGCCCGGCGCTGTAA